In the Natrinema sp. CBA1119 genome, GATTCGCAGCGCGGAGTGCACGCATCGTATCGGCCGTCTCGCCGCTCTGGGTTACACCCACGACGAGCGTCCCGTCGGACACTGGTATCGAGGCTGCGTCGTACTCGCTGGCGAGAAAACACTGAGCCGACACGTCCCACTCGCGCAACAGTTGCGCGCCGTAGCAGGCAGCGTGATACGAGGTTCCACACGCGACGAACTGTACCGGCCCGTCGCAGTCGAGGGATGCCAATTCCTCGATCGTCACGTCCCCATCTAGTTCAGTGACGCGCTGGCGAAGACACTGGCGAATCGCCCGTGGCTGTTCGTGAATCTCTTTGAGCATGTAGTGGTCGTACCCGCTCTTGCCGGCGTCCTCGGGATCCCACGCGACCGTCTCGATAGCGGTTTCGACGATGGCACCCTGTGCGTCGGTGACGACGATACCTGCAGGGTTGATCCGCGCGAACTGCCCGTCATCGAGGTAGACGACCCGATCCGTGTACTCGATGAACGCTGGCACGTCGCTCGCCAGATAGTGACCGTCGTCCCCGATTCCGAGCACGAGCGGTGACTCGTGACGCGCAGCGTATACCGTCTCGCTGTCGGAGAACACCGCCGCGATGGCGTAGCTTCCGTCGAGTCGGGAGACTGCCTCACGGAACGCTTCCTCGCGGCTGGCCCCCGTCGTGAGTGCATTCTCGATCAGATGGGGGATGACTTCGGTGTCCGTCGCACTCTCAAACGTGTGCTCACCGGCCTCGAGCTCGTCTCGGAGCGACTGGTAATTTTCGATAATACCGTTGTGGACCACGGCGACCGATTCGGTACAGTCCGTATGTGGATGGGCGTTCTCGTCAGTCGGTGGCCCGTGCGTACTCCAGCGAGTATGCCCGATTCCGGCCGTGCCGTCGATTCCCTCGTCCGGAACGGCGGCCTCGAGGGCCGACACCTCGCCTCGACGCTTGTAGACCATCAACGACTCGCCCGAAACTGACAGTCCAGCGGAATCGTAGCCGCGATACTCGAGTCCAGACAAGCCAGTCAGCAGGATATCACTGGCGACTCTCTCGGTCCCGGTGTAGCCGATAATGCCACACATCAGGGCCGTACCTCCGTCCCCTCGGGTATCGTTCCGCGGACGGTCGCACCGGTTTCGACCACCGCATCCGAGCCGACAATCGCGCCTGGGACATACGTGTTTCCACCCCGATCCGTCACGTGATCGGCAAGCAATGCACCGAGGTGTTCGTCTTCGAAGATACGATCGCCGACGCGGACATCTCCGGGTCCGCCGGGGATCGTCGTCCCGTTACCGATCGTTACGCCGACCCCAGTGACGCAATCGACGACGGTCGCTCCGGCTCCGATGCGCGTATCCGCATCGACGACGCTTCGCTCGACGACCGCGTTCGAACCGACCGTCGCGTTGTCGCCCAAACAGACGTACGGACCGACGACTGCTCCGGGACCGATTTCGCAGTCGGGGCCAAGGACGATCGGCTCGCGGATGACCGCCGACTCGTGGATCGTCGCGGATGTCTCGGTGGTCGCGCCCTTGCTGCCGTCGACGATGCCGGCCTCGAATAGTTCGAACGAGACACCGAGTAGGTCCCACGGATACGTTGCATCGGTCCAGAGCCCGTCCGAAATGACGCCTTGCACGACGGCGTCCGACGCGAGAAGTTCCTGGATCCCGTCGATCAACGACTGTTCGCCGGTACGCGGATCGGCGGCGCGAATCGCATCGAAAATACGGGAATCGAACAGATAGACGCCAGCGTTGAGACGATATGGGCGCTCGTCTTCGGGGTGTTCAACGATCGTCGTAACCTGTCCGTCACGAAGGAGGACACCACCGTACTCGCCGACATCTATGTGAGTAAGGAGGCCGAGCGTCGCCGCCGTAGTGGTCTTCCTGTGCGCGTCGAGAACGTCGGTAATAATTCCGTGCTCGACCAGTTGATCGCCATTGACGACTAACACTGGACCGTCGACCTCATCTTCGGCGGCGAGCAGTGCGTGGCCGCTCCCGAACTGATTCTTCTGTGTGACGTACGTCAACGGGACGTTCTCATACGTCGGACCGAAGTAGGTCTGGACGCGGTTCCGTCCGTAGCCGACGACGATCGTGATCTCCGTCACGCCGGCCGCGAGCAACTGATCGAAGACGTGCTCGAGGATCGGCGTGGTCGCAGCCGGCAGCATCGGCTTGGGCCGGTGTTGTGTCAGCGGGCGAAGCCGCGTCCCCTCGCCCCCGGCGAGGACGACAGCGGAGACCGAGTTCATGACCGTATCAGATGACGGTAACTCCTTAGTACTATTGTCTCGGTCGAATACCGCCTGTTACGGTGGGTATCAGCAATCACGTCCACCGGGCGACGTGAGTACGTGCTGTGTGGCACGGCCCGGCCGGTTCCCGTCGACAGAACGAATAGTTCGTTCCGAGATCCCAGGCGGACTGCGAACGTGCGGCACCCATCGACCGTGATTCGATAGCCGCCTGACCGTGTCGGATACCTATAGTAGCCACTGACAGTCACTGCACATCTGATCGCACGACTGGAGCGCGGTTCGGAGCGGGTGCGGTTCGGAGCGAGTGCGGTTCGGAGCGAACACAGTGAGCGAGAACCGCAGGAATGCGAACGGTGAGCGAAGCGAGCCGTAAGCGTTCGAAGTGAGTGAGCACCGCGGGCTGTTCAATCTCGGTTCAGTTGGTATTCTACACACGACGCGCTGGGACTCGAGTCTGCAAGAGTTAAACGGGCCGCGTTCCTAGGGGAGATGCGTGCCTTTAGTCCCCGTCCGAGCAGACCCATTCGGGTGCGATGACAGTACGGCGAACCCGGGCACGCGACAATAGTACTCCGGAGAACTCCCACGAGTTCTCCCGCCCGGCACGAGGGTTAGCCAGCCGACGCGGCACGCCGCCACGGGATGAGGCTGGACGTTAGTGTTCCGGGCGTACATCGATCGCGTAGAGAGATCGCTCTCGTTCGTCAACACACGACTTCTCCAGCCATCATCGGTTACCTGGTCCTCTCCGATACCAATCGATACGAGGGACGGTTCCAACACACAAGTAGCTACGTTTGACTCTGGTCGTCGCTTCAGTTAATAGTTTGCTGTAAAGAAACGACTCAGTAGAGTTGCTGACGGTTATATCGACCCCTTCAACTGCTCGTGCACGTTCCACTGTCGACCGTATCGCATCGAATCGATCATCCGCGTTGATATCGCCACTTCGGCGGTCGTAGTTCACCAACCCATGATCAACCAATCGCGGAAGATGGTTGTGTACTAACGACAGCGCCACCGTGTTCACCGCGTCTTCAGAAACTGTCTCGATCGGAATATCCTGTTTCCACCCAGCAATCTGGAGTGATACTCCGTTGGCGTTTGTGTACTCACGATCCAGTAAATAATACAGAACGTATCGACGATATGAATCGGACAGAAGCTCGCAAAGTGTGTCGAAATCCGCAGCGTTTACCCCTGTATCCATGTCTCGGCTTTTGGATGCTACTACATAAGTTCCGTTCGAAAAATACTTGATGTTGTTGGATAACGATTCGGCGGCTTTCGTATAGTATGCCAACCGATGACGTGTATAACTGCAGAAAACCCCACACAGCCAGCGCCGACGCGGTGGCTCTGTAGGGGGTGAAAGTATGAATTATGAGTGGAGGCGGCGAAACGGATTTCCCAGAGGCTCGCGCACTCCAGTACTCCCCGGAACGCTGGCGAGCTTATCTTCCGTGTTCGGGATGGGTACGGGAGGTACCTCGCCGCTGTGGCCGCCCTAACGCCGACCAACGGAATCGAACCGCTGTCATGCCAATATCGGTGGTGTGTCTCAAACCGTGTGTATGTGTAGTCCAGTTTACGTCCGGACCCGTTCTCGCGTCACGGATCCAATGCGATGTAATGTATGAATGTGTGGCTTGGCCAGTTAGTGCTCGCGGGCTCAACACCTCGTTGCCTTGGTGCGTACACCCCGAGTCTATCGATCTCGTCTTCTACGAGTGGCCTCAGTGGTATCTCTTTTCCAGGTGGGTTTCGAGCTTAGATGCGTTCAGCTCTTACCCCGTGGTGCGTCGCTGCCCAGCACGTGCCCTTTCGGACAGCTGGTACACGAGTGGCACCCATTCGTAGTTCCTCTCGTACTATACGAACGTTCCCGTCAGATACCGTAACACCCCCAATAGATAGCAGCCGACCTGTCTCACGACGGTCTAAACCCAGCTCACGACCTCCTTTAATAGGCGAACAACCTCACCCTTGCCCGCTTCTGCACGGGCAGGATGGAGGGAACCGACATCGAGGTAGCAAGCCACCCGGTCGATATGTGCTCTTGCGGGTGACGACTCTGTTATCCCTAAGGTAGCTTTTCTGTCAGCAATTGGCCGCATCAAGCAGCCTAATTGGTTCGCTAGACCACGCTTTCGCGTCAGCGTCGATCGTTGTGTTCGACACTGTCAGACTTCCGTTTGCTCTTGCGCTCTTCCTCGGGTCTCCGACCCGAGTGAGGAAATCTTGGGGCGCGCCCGATATCTTTTCAGGCGCGTACCGCCCCAGTCAAACTGCCCGGCTACCAGTGTCCTCCGCCAGGAGTGAGAGTCGCAGTCACCATCGGGTAGTATTTCAATGCTGGCTCGGTGGGCCGCTAGCGCGGCTACCTGTGTAATGCCTCCTACCTATGCTGCACAATGGCGACCACGTCTCAGTGACAGCCTGCAGTAAAGCTCTATAGGGTCTTCGCTTCCCCTTGGGGGTCTCCAGACTCCGCACTGGAACGTACAGTTCACCGGGCCCAACGTTGGGACAGTGGCGCTCTCGTTGATCCATTCATGCAAGCCGCTACTAAAGCGGCAAGGTACTACGCTACCTTAAGAGGGTCATAGTTACCCCCGCCGTTAACAGGTCCTTCGTCCCCTTGTACGGGGTGTTCAGATACCTGCACTGGGCAGGATTCAGTGACCGTACGAGTCCTTGCGGATTTGCGGTCACCTATGTTGTTACTAGACAGTCGGAGCGCCCGAGTCACTGCGACCTGCCTCTTCGCGAGGCAGGCATCCCTTATTGCGAACGTACGGGACTAACTTGCCGAATTCCCTAACGTCGGTTGCTCCCGACAGACCTTGGCTTTCGCCGCCATGAGTACCTGTGTCGGATCTCGGTACGGACAGTGTGCTCGCCTTTTCACGGGCTCTAGGTTGGCCTCTCTTACGCTATCCTACCATTCGTCCGCTTCGTACCATTACGGTTTCCACGGATTTCGATAGTTAGACTGGGCGAAAGCCCAGCAGAGGCGGCCCCAAAGCGTTGGCTTTGAGTGCACACTGGCATAGGAATATTAACCTATTTCCCTTTTGTCAATTTCGACTTACGGATTGACTTAGGACCGGCTAACCCTCAGCTGATCAGCATTGCTGAGGAACCCTTACTCGTTCGGTCGTCAGGGGTCTAACCCGACTAACGCTGCTACTATGACCAGAATTTTCGTTACTGAACGGTCCACACGATCTCTCGACCGTGCTTCCACCCGAACAGAACGCCAACCTACAAGATTGCGGTATGAACCGCACTGCTAGGTCTCGGTGGTAGACTTGAGCCCCGATCATTTTGGGCGCCTCAAACCTCGGCCGGTAAGCTATTACGCTTTTCTTAGAGGGTAGCTGCTTCTAAGCTCACCTCCCGGCTGTCTAGGGCTTGAGACCACCTTCGATCGCACTTAGTCTACACTTGGGGACCTTAACCCAGCTCTGGGTTGTCTCCCTCACGGTACACAGGCTTACCCCGTGCACCGGACTCCCTGCGTCAAACGGCGTTTGTAGGTTCGGAGTTGGACAGGGGGGCGCACTCCTCTCGGAGTGCGATCCCCCAATCCGTCGCTCTACCCCACAAACTACCTCGGCAGAGGTCATGCTTCGACATGTTTCGGTTGGAACCAGCTGTTTCCGGACTCGATGGGCCTTTCACCCCTAGACGTAAGTCACGAGAGGGTATTGTAGGACACCAACTCTAACAGACTTCCACGTGCCTTTCGGCACGCTTCATCTTGCTCACGCCTAGATCGTCCGGTTTCGGGTCGTGCCCGTTTGACTCCCCGCGCTTGAACACGGTGACCCTGGTGCAAAGCACTGCGGTCATATCGGTTTCCCTACGCCTTCCTCGATAATCGAGTTAGACTCGTCAAACAGGCACACTCTCTGGTTCGTTTTTCAAAACGTACGACGGAACTTCGGCTTCCCCTGTCGCTTACTACAGGTTCGCACCTGATTCATTGAACAGCGGACCTTGTAAGCCCCGTCGCTCTATCGCCAACTGATTTCACGCCCTATTGCACCTCCCTTCGTGGGGTGCTTTTCAGCGTTCGTTCACACTACTTGTTCGCTATCGGTCTTGAGGAGTGTTTAGTCTTCGCGGTCGATGCCCGCGATATTCACGAGGGATATCCAACCCCCGATACTCTGGAGCTGACTCGTTCCTTACTCGTCGACGGTACGGGACTGTCACCCTGTCTCGTGCTCTGTTCCAAGAGACTTCGCGTCGAGTGTCGGGAAGTGATCGTCAGTCCGAACACCACATTGCCCGTAAGGGCTTCGGTTTGGACTCTGTCGCGTTTATTCGCCATTACTAACGACATCGCGTTTGCTTTCTTTTCCTGTCGATACTAAGATGTTTCAATTCTCGACGTTCCCCATTGCGCGAAGCAATTGCGGTGGGGATTCCCATTCGGAGATCCTGAGTTCTTAGCCTCCGTGCGGCTCCCTCAGGCTTATCGCAGCTTGGCACGTCCTTCTTCAGCTCTCAAGCCGAGCGATCCACCAGCTGGCACAGTAGCCACGTTCATCGGATCTGAATTGCAACCTGCAGTTGTAATTCAAGAGTGACCCGGGAACGGGTCCAGTGGACGCCTGGACTACACGTACACACGGTCTCATCTGCACGCCGTAGACGCGGCATGCATTAACCCTTCCCACCCGCGTTTACACGGGGTGGTGCATCGGTTCTGTCGTACTCAATCATCGCGCCGTCTCCCACTTAAGGGGCACGATTCGATGATCAGTACGAGACATGGACCCACAGGGATTCGAACCCTGGGCATCCTCCTTGCAAAGGAGGCACTCTACCACTGAGCTATGGGCCCACGCCCGTCTCAATAACGAGACGGGCACGGGAGTTGGTGTGAACCTTGGTAGTTCTAAGGTGCCCGATCGGCCAAACGGTGGTCGATCGAACGTGGAACCGCATTGCGATCAGAGATCGCAATTCGTAATCCGCTAAGGTGGGTCAGGCGCGACGGCCTGATCCCGGTCTGTGGAGGTGATCCAGCCGCAGATTCCCCTACGGCTACCTTGTTACGACTTAAGCCCCCTTGCGGAGCCCAGATTCGACCCTGGAATCAGGGCCTCATCCGGACCCCACTCGGGTGCTTTGACGGGCGGTGTGTGCAAGGAGCAGGGACGTATTCACCGCGCTCTTCTGAAGCGCGATTACTACCGAATCCAGCTTCATGAGGGCGAGTTTCAGCCCTCAATCCGAACTACGACCAAGTTTCGGAGATTAGCGCCCCCTTTCGGGGTTGCATCCCACTGTCTTGGCCATTGTAGCCCGCGTGTCGCCCAGCACATTCGGGGCATACTGACCTACCGTTGCCCATTCCTTCCTCCAGTTTGGCACTGGCAGTCCTCCTAATGTACCCAACCACCACAAGGGTGTTGCTGGCAATTAAGAGTGTGGGTCTCGCTCGTTGCCTGACTTAACAGGACGCCTCACGGTACGAGCTGACGGCGGCCATGCACCTCCTCTCAATGGCTCCAGTAAGATCATCAATCTGACCTTCACTGCACATTGTCGATGCTGGTGAGATGTCCGGCGTTGAGTCCAATTAAACCGCAGGCTCCTCCGGTTGTAGTGCTCCCCCGCCAATTCCTTTAAGTTTCATCCTTGCGGACGTACTTCCCAGGCGGTCTGCTTCTCGGCTTCCCTACGGCACAGCACAGGCTCGTAGCCTGTGCCACACCTAGCAGACATCGTTTACAGCTCGGACTACCCGGGTATCTAATCCGGTTCGTGACCCGAGCTTTCGTCCCTCACCGTCGGATCCGTCTTCCAGAGGCGCTTTCGCCACCGGTGGTCCGTCCAGGATTACGGGATTTCACTCCTACCCCGGACGTACCCCTCTGGTCTTCCGGTCCCAAGCCACGCAGTTTCCACCGGACGCCTGCGCGTTAAGCGCGCAGATTTCCCGATAGACTTGCCTGGCCAGCTACGGACGCTTTAGGCCCAATAATAGCGGTCATCACTCGTGCTGCCGGTATTACCGCGGCGGCTGGCACCGGTCTTGCCCAGCACTTATTCCTCGACCACCTTACGGTCGAAAAAAGCGAGGACTATATGCCCTCGCACTTGGAGTCCCCTTATCGCACTCGCGTGCAGTGTAAAGGTTTCGCGCCTGCTGCGCCCCGTAGGGCCCGGTATCTTGTCTCAGATACCGTCTCCGGGCTCTTGCTCTCACAACCCGTACCGATTATAGGCACGGTGGGCCGTTACCCCACCGTCTACCTAATCGGCCGCAGCCACATCCTATAGCGCCTGAACGTTTCGCGTTCACGCCACTCCAG is a window encoding:
- the glmS gene encoding glutamine--fructose-6-phosphate transaminase (isomerizing); the encoded protein is MCGIIGYTGTERVASDILLTGLSGLEYRGYDSAGLSVSGESLMVYKRRGEVSALEAAVPDEGIDGTAGIGHTRWSTHGPPTDENAHPHTDCTESVAVVHNGIIENYQSLRDELEAGEHTFESATDTEVIPHLIENALTTGASREEAFREAVSRLDGSYAIAAVFSDSETVYAARHESPLVLGIGDDGHYLASDVPAFIEYTDRVVYLDDGQFARINPAGIVVTDAQGAIVETAIETVAWDPEDAGKSGYDHYMLKEIHEQPRAIRQCLRQRVTELDGDVTIEELASLDCDGPVQFVACGTSYHAACYGAQLLREWDVSAQCFLASEYDAASIPVSDGTLVVGVTQSGETADTMRALRAANRTGATTLALTNTVGSSAVRECDHAMLIRAGPEISVAATKTFASQQVALAMLASVLSETCSAPPVKRLRTLPDQVQWVLDTSNARSIAETYEDADAYFFIGRGYNAPVAREGALKMKEITYKHAEGFAAGELKHGPLAMVSDRTPVFALVTGDATATRTLGNVTEVEARDAPVIAVTDSPADVDRYVDHVLEVPTAGPRLTPILANVQLQLVAYWVANRLGRSIDKPRNLAKSVTVE
- a CDS encoding sugar phosphate nucleotidyltransferase, translating into MNSVSAVVLAGGEGTRLRPLTQHRPKPMLPAATTPILEHVFDQLLAAGVTEITIVVGYGRNRVQTYFGPTYENVPLTYVTQKNQFGSGHALLAAEDEVDGPVLVVNGDQLVEHGIITDVLDAHRKTTTAATLGLLTHIDVGEYGGVLLRDGQVTTIVEHPEDERPYRLNAGVYLFDSRIFDAIRAADPRTGEQSLIDGIQELLASDAVVQGVISDGLWTDATYPWDLLGVSFELFEAGIVDGSKGATTETSATIHESAVIREPIVLGPDCEIGPGAVVGPYVCLGDNATVGSNAVVERSVVDADTRIGAGATVVDCVTGVGVTIGNGTTIPGGPGDVRVGDRIFEDEHLGALLADHVTDRGGNTYVPGAIVGSDAVVETGATVRGTIPEGTEVRP